The following are encoded in a window of Onthophagus taurus isolate NC chromosome 3, IU_Otau_3.0, whole genome shotgun sequence genomic DNA:
- the LOC111422579 gene encoding probable protein disulfide-isomerase ER-60 yields the protein MQEMLGKLNQPLLKAGQHTLNRLYLSKKKLIFKMSKKFHFNLLYLTILFGTTIAKHFTTIELENLKDKSVLVKLDLVNITEFASKETISVIFFYRTLTEIVWIEWLEKVLPIISPYQIGIIDCDSDKNYNAKNGCFNLGFNPPSIRIYRYGYTFSEYDQEKNARSFAKYLKRIIPNELVRLDDSEKLQRFLNENNQSVVVGFFRNESVLEKIFINVAQELPGVIFGYSSDEKVLKSMNLYDNIALFRPKYLENGYEENFVNYTEKSEENLLKNFIKMNQHGLVGIRNYFNVDDFPKPQIIVYFDLNNKDDFKKIRELTLRVAEDFKSITFAVSDKKDFINDLLEFGIESKRIFYSKVLVLGQTEKNYKYVLDEFKTVRDLKEFAFGLEKKSLPQFIKSQDLKHSEPHSESSRIHLAVGSNFLQLVNKNSKDLLVLLFNFDCFQSLISVDFAAKEFEKESDKIGFLAMNVHLNDVPRPFYFNHCPTIFFATRGSKNKPLLYGGSPDYKKLIRFIRENIH from the coding sequence ATGCAAGAAATGTTGGGTAAGCTTAACCAACCCCTATTAAAAGCTGGACAGCACACTCTAAATAGGTTATATctgtcaaaaaagaaattaatttttaaaatgtcaaagaaATTTCATTTCAATCTTCTCtatttaacaattctttttggAACAACCATCGCAAAACACTTTACGACGATTgaattggaaaatttaaaggATAAATCGGTTTTAGTTAAATTGGATTTGGTCAACATCACAGAGTTCGCTTCTAAAGAAACGATTTCCGTCATCTTTTTTTATAGAACACTAACGGAAATCGTTTGGATTGAATGGTTAGAAAAAGTATTACCCATTATTTCTCCATATCAAATCGGAATAATCGACTGCGATAGCGATAAAAACTATAACGCGAAAAATGGTTGTTTCAATTTGGGTTTTAATCCCCCTTCGATTAGAATTTACCGATATGGATACACATTTTCGGAATACGACCAAGAAAAGAATGCGAGAAGTTTTGCgaaatatctcaaaagaatTATTCCAAACGAATTGGTTAGATTGGATGATTCGGAGAAACTTCAACGgtttttaaacgaaaataatCAAAGTGTTGTGGTTGGTTTTTTTCGGAATGAAAGtgttttggagaaaatctttattaacgTAGCTCAAGAACTTCCAGGAGTTATTTTTGGGTATTCCTCCGatgaaaaagtgttaaaatcgATGAATCTTTACGATAATATCGCTTTATTTCGGCCAAAATATCTTGAGAATGGATAcgaagaaaattttgttaattacaCCGAAAAAAgcgaagaaaatttattaaaaaatttcatcaaaatgaATCAACACGGTTTGGTTGGGatcagaaattattttaacgtCGATGATTTCCCCAAACCTCAAATTATAgtttatttcgatttaaacaataaagaCGACTTTAAAAAGATTAGAGAATTAACTTTACGAGTCGCCGAAGACTTTAAAAGCATCACATTCGCTGTAAgcgataaaaaagattttattaacgatttattaGAATTTGGGATTGAatcaaaacggattttttacagtaaagttttagttttgggGCAAACTGAAAAAAACTACAAATATGTTTTAGACGAATTCAAAACGGTTCGAGATCTAAAAGAGTTTGCGTTTGGTTTGGAAAAGAAAAGTCTCCCCCAGTTTATTAAAAGCCAAGATTTAAAGCATTCGGAGCCACATTCCGAAAGTAGTCGTATTCATCTCGCAGTTGGAagcaatttcctacaactggTGAACAAGAACTCTAAAGATTTACTCGtccttttatttaatttcgattGTTTTCAAAGTTTGATAAGCGTGGATTTTGCGGCGAAAGAATTTGAAAAGGAATCGGATAAAATTGGATTTCTAGCTATGAACGTACACCTAAACGATGTTCCTCGTCCGTTCTATTTCAATCATTGcccaacaatttttttcgcaACTCGGGgatctaaaaataaacctCTTTTATATGGAGGATCTCcagattataaaaaattaattagatttatacgagaaaatattcattaa